A window of the Sardina pilchardus chromosome 21, fSarPil1.1, whole genome shotgun sequence genome harbors these coding sequences:
- the glra4a gene encoding glycine receptor, alpha 4a, translated as MLSQVIRLLHVLSFCFLQMGLIRPGSSKSQKPLSPSDFLDKLMGRTSGYDARIRPNFKGPPVNVTCNIFINSFGSITETTMDYRLNVFLRQQWNDPRLAYSEYPDASLDLDPSMLDSIWKPDLFFANEKGANFHEVTTDNKLLRIFQDGNVLYSIRLTLILSCPMDLKNFPMDIQTCTMQLESFGYTMNDLIFEWLAEGAVQVADELMLPQFVLKEEKDLGYCTKHYNTGKFTCIEVKFHLERQMGYYLIQMYIPSLLIVILSWVSFWINMDAAPARVGLGITTVLTMTTQSSGSRASLPKVSYVKAIDIWMAVCLLFVFAALLEYAAVNFVSRQHKEFIRLRKKQRRQRMEEDLVRDSRGFYFRGYGLGHGLGHCLQTKDGTTVEGSTVFAPPPPPPPPPMPLMYDSDSVRKRFVDRAKRIDTISRAFFPLSFLIFNIFYWITYKVLRHEDIHANL; from the exons ACCTGGCAGCTCCAAGTCCCAGAAACCCTTGTCCCCATCTGACTTCCTTGATAAACTCATGGGCCGAACCTCTGGCTACGACGCGCGCATCAGGCCCAACTTCAAAG GTCCTCCTGTAAACGTCACCTGCAACATATTTATCAACAGTTTTGGCTCCATAACAGAAACAACGATG GACTATAGACTCAATGTGTTTCTACGGCAACAGTGGAATGACCCGCGACTGGCCTACAGTGAGTACCCTGATGCTTCCTTAGACCTTGACCCCTCCATGTTGGACTCTATCTGGAAGCCTGACCTGTTCTTCGCCAACGAGAAGGGGGCGAACTTTCACGAGGTCaccacagacaacaagctaCTTCGCATCTTTCAGGACGGGAACGTGCTCTACAGCATCAG gcTCAcgctcatcctgtcctgcccgATGGACTTGAAGAATTTCCCAATGGACATTCAAACCTGCACCATGCAGCTTGAGAGCT ttggTTACACCATGAATGACCTAATCTTTGAATGGTTAGCTGAAGGCGCGGTCCAAGTGGCAGATGAACTGATGCTGCCCCAGTTTGTcctgaaagaggagaaagaccTTGGCTACTGCACCAAGCACTACAACACAG GCAAGTTCACCTGCATCGAAGTGAAGTTCCACCTTGAGAGACAGATGGGCTACTACCTGATCCAGATGTACATCCCCAGCCTGCTCATCGTCATCCTGTCCTGGGTGTCCTTCTGGATCAACATGGACGCCGCGCCGGCCCGCGTGGGCCTGGGCATCACCACCGTGCTCACCATGACCACGCAGAGCTCCGGCTCGCGGGCCTCCCTGCCCAAG GTGTCCTACGTGAAGGCCATTGACATCTGGATGGCCGTCTGCCTGCTGTTTGTGTTCGCCGCCTTGCTTGAGTACGCCGCGGTCAACTTTGTCTCCAGGCAACACAAGGAGTTCATCAGACTGAGAAAGaagcagaggaggcagagaatg gaggAGGATCTGGTGAGGGATAGTCGAGGCTTCTATTTCCGTGGTTACGGCCTGGGACACGGCCTGGGCCACTGCCTGCAGACGAAGGATGGGACGACCGTGGAGGGGTCCACCGTTTttgcgccgccgccgccgccgccaccgcccccGATGCCCTTGATGTACGACAGCGACTCGGTGCGCAAGCGCTTCGTGGACCGGGCCAAGCGCATCGACACCATCTCCCGAGCGTTCTTCCCCCTCAGCTTCCTCATCTTCAACATCTTCTACTGGATCACCTACAAAGTGCTTCGACACGAGGACATCCATGCAAACTTGTAA